Proteins from one Acropora muricata isolate sample 2 chromosome 9, ASM3666990v1, whole genome shotgun sequence genomic window:
- the LOC136929263 gene encoding adenosine receptor A2b-like, which produces MNSTTRGKSDPSEWELFFVCMKIFLALATLFGNYIVIRAILKFPNLRTASNSILASLALVDILMVSVFILQVVESVLGKHRRRLCIVKSILSFSLNANIILHLALISVERVIAVKFALRYHTIVTTRRALIASIGVWMLAILLTIIFPQALKADGSQTFRKFLGGLTTCLFRVLRKEGRDFFRNSNSVIVYLNFLVAALLFLPISTVVISYGYIFNVAYRQHRRIQDEHTLQSITLTMKREMKAARTLAIVVGMCFISFVPLLLLLCLHFLLESINITKRQLNLAYMAASLNAFWNPLIYCWRNQHFKVAFARLLKCKQNH; this is translated from the coding sequence ATGAATTCAACAACTCGCGGCAAATCCGACCCGAGTGAGTGGGAACTTTTCTTCGTTTGTATGAAAATTTTTCTGGCACTCGCCACACTCTTTGGCAACTATATTGTCATAAGAGCGATCCTGAAATTTCCAAACCTACGCACCGCATCAAACAGCATCTTGGCAAGCTTGGCACTTGTGGATATCCTGATGGTGTCTGTCTTCATTTTGCAAGTGGTAGAGAGCGTTTTGGGGAAACATCGTCGTCGATTGTGCATCGTCAAGTCGATTCTAAGCTTTTCTCTCAATGCCAACATCATTCTCCATCTCGCGTTGATCAGTGTGGAACGTGTAATCGCGGTCAAGTTTGCGTTGAGGTACCACACTATTGTGACTACTCGTCGAGCACTTATCGCCTCCATCGGGGTTTGGATGTTGGCGATTTTGttgacgattatttttcctcaagcTTTGAAGGCAGATGGAAGTCAAACGTTTCGTAAATTTCTCGGAGGATTGACTACTTGCCTTTTTCGTGTTTTACGCAAAGAAGGCCGAGATTTCTTCCGGAATTCAAATTCTGTCATCGTTTACCTAAACTTCTTAGTTGCAGCTCTGTTGTTTCTGCCAATAAGCACAGTTGTGATTTCCTATGGTTACATCTTCAACGTTGCTTACAGACAGCATAGACGAATTCAAGACGAACACACCCTGCAGTCAATAACTTTGACCATGAAGCGCGAGATGAAAGCTGCCCGTACTTTGGCCATTGTGGTGGGGATGTGTTTCATTAGCTTTGTGCCACTCTTGCTCCTCCTCTGCCTTCATTTTCTTTTAGAGTCCATAAATATCACCAAAAGACAATTAAACCTTGCTTACATGGCAGCAAGTCTAAACGCTTTCTGGAACCCTCTGATATACTGCTGGAGAAACCAGCATTTCAAGGTGGCCTTTGCAAGACTTTTGAAATGCAAACAGAACCACTGA
- the LOC136929532 gene encoding adenosine receptor A3-like codes for MSNSTEPPDREYIVPLCVLNAFLALSAVVLNSVTIHAIRKTSSASLPKNLRVLLLNLAFSDLSVGLVVQPIYIIHLTFPFESQHGDNLQMNTLALVTGLVFVCASVLGVLALIVDRFLAVYLHLRYQEIVTPTRVVSILILSWVISTTFPLFWIVQEYRYFLWIFLNVFLATCLTTIALLQCKIYSIVRCHKFQIHAQQVQGSKHIEDETRATFERKKSSVRSALYIYLLLLVCYLPKIFTTFATMKSKEILAKILHQYTITFVFANSCLNPLIYCWKLRHIRRTIRMILRNIFVERHSGTDSCGN; via the coding sequence ATGTCAAACAGTACAGAACCCCCTGACCGTGAATACATAGTACCTCTCTGCGTCTTGAACGCTTTTCTCGCTTTGAGTGCTGTCGTGTTGAACAGTGTAACGATTCATGCGATAAGGAAAACGTCATCGGCTTCGTTGCCAAAAAATCTGAGAGTATTGCTGTTGAATCTGGCTTTTTCGGACCTCAGTGTTGGATTGGTGGTTCAACCCATTTATATAATCCACCTTACTTTTCCATTTGAGTCACAGCATGGGGACAATTTACAGATGAACACACTTGCTTTGGTGACGGGGCTTGTATTTGTTTGTGCTTCAGTCTTAGGAGTGTTGGCTCTTATCGTGGATAGATTCTTGGCCGTTTATCTTCACCTCAGATACCAAGAGATTGTAACTCCCACGCGAGTTGTTTCAATCTTGATCTTAAGTTGGGTGATAAGTACAACGTTTCCGCTTTTCTGGATCGTGCAAGAATACCGTTACTTCCTATGGATTTTCCTAAATGTCTTCTTAGCTACCTGCCTCACAACAATAGCATTACTTCAATGTAAAATTTACTCCATAGTTAGATGCCATAAATTTCAAATACACgcccagcaagtgcaaggaagCAAACACATAGAGGATGAAACGAGGGCAACTTTTGAGCGCAAAAAATCTTCGGTACGCAGTGCACTCTACATATATCTTTTACTTTTAGTTTGCTATTTGCCAAAGATATTCACTACATTTGCTACCATGAAGTCCAAGGAAATACTTGCTAAAATCTTGCACCAGTATACGATAACGTTTGTGTTTGCAAACTCCTGTTTGAACCCATTGATTTACTGCTGGAAACTGAGGCATATCCGACGCACTATCAGAATGATACTACGAAATATTTTTGTCGAGAGGCACAGTGGTACAGATAGCTGTGGAAATTGA